In Mycolicibacterium nivoides, the DNA window TGATGGACCGTTTCTCAGATCGTCGTGTCATCGTCACCGGCGCGGGGTCGGGTATCGGCGCGGCCACGGTCGCCCGCCTGCTCGACGAAGGTGCGACGGTAGTCGGCTACGACATCTCCGCCGACGGCTTGGCGACGACTGCCGCGGCCGCCGAAGCTGCCGGCACCGCCAAGCAGCTCACCACGGCCGTCCTCGACATATCGCGCGAGGAGGACGTCATCGCCGCGGTGTCGGCGGCGGTGGCCGAGTTGGGTGGTCTTGAGGTTCTGGTCAATGTGGCTGCGATGCAGACCTGTTCGCACACGCACGAAACCACTCTGGAGGAGTGGAACCGCACCTTGGCGGTCAACCTCACCGGTACCTTCCTCATGACGCGCCAGGCGCTCCCTGCTCTGCTCGAATCGGGACGAGGCGTCGTCGTGAACTTCACGTCCACCGCTGCGATGTTCGCGCACCCTTACATGGCGGCCTATGCAGCCAGTAAGGGTGGCATCCTCAGCTTCACCCACTCACTGGCACTGGAGTACTCGAAGCAAGGTCTGCGCGCGATCAACATCCAGCCGGGTGGGGTCTCCACGGCCCTGGCCAACAGCACCCTGGACAAGATGCCCGAAGGATACGACCTGGGCCTCTGGGCCAAGCAGACCCCGCTGTTGCACGGCACCGAAAGCGAAATCCTCGGGGACCCAGGCGCAGTAGCATCGGTCATCGCGATGGTCGCCTCTGATGACGGCGCGTTCATCACCGGCACCGAGATTCGCGTCGACGGCGGAGCGCACGCCTGAGCAGTGGAAGGAATTTGGCATGGATTCAGTCGCCCTGAGAGTGATGCGCGATGAGCGAGACATCGAACGGGCACTGAATCTGTTTGCCCGCGCCATGGACAACCGGGACTGGGCAGCGATGGCCGCGATCCTGGCCGATGACATCGAAGGAGATTTCGGCACCGGACGCCTGGTGGGCATTGCCGCGATCGTCGACATGATTCGCGGATTCCTCGACAGTTGTGGCCCTACCCAACATCTGTTGGGAAACATCATCATCGACGTCGTCGACGACAACGCCACAAGCGAGGCCTACGTCCGCGACGTCCACCTGAATGCGGCCGGCGACCCGTCAACCCGCTTCTACACGCTGGGCGACTACCACGACACCTGGCGGCGGGACAATG includes these proteins:
- a CDS encoding SDR family NAD(P)-dependent oxidoreductase; this encodes MDRFSDRRVIVTGAGSGIGAATVARLLDEGATVVGYDISADGLATTAAAAEAAGTAKQLTTAVLDISREEDVIAAVSAAVAELGGLEVLVNVAAMQTCSHTHETTLEEWNRTLAVNLTGTFLMTRQALPALLESGRGVVVNFTSTAAMFAHPYMAAYAASKGGILSFTHSLALEYSKQGLRAINIQPGGVSTALANSTLDKMPEGYDLGLWAKQTPLLHGTESEILGDPGAVASVIAMVASDDGAFITGTEIRVDGGAHA
- a CDS encoding nuclear transport factor 2 family protein; its protein translation is MDSVALRVMRDERDIERALNLFARAMDNRDWAAMAAILADDIEGDFGTGRLVGIAAIVDMIRGFLDSCGPTQHLLGNIIIDVVDDNATSEAYVRDVHLNAAGDPSTRFYTLGDYHDTWRRDNDGRWRITERIKANRAYVGPLEIFGS